A genomic stretch from Kogia breviceps isolate mKogBre1 chromosome 1, mKogBre1 haplotype 1, whole genome shotgun sequence includes:
- the LZIC gene encoding protein LZIC encodes MASRGKTETSKLKQNLEEQLDRLMQQLQDLEECREELDTDEYEETKKETLEQLSEFNDSLKKIMSGNMTLVDELSGMQLAIQAAISQAFKTPEVIRLFAKKQPGQLRTRLAEMDRDLMVGKLERDLYTQQKVEILTALRKLGEKLTADDEAFLSANAGAILSQFEKVSTDLGSGDKVLALASFEVEKTKK; translated from the exons ATGGCTTCCAGAGGAAAGACAGAGACAAGCAAATTAAAGCAGAACTTAGAAGAACAGTTGGATAGACTAATGCAGCAACTACAGGACCTGGAGGAATGCAG AGAGGAACTTGATACAGATGAATATgaagaaaccaaaaaagaaactCTGGAGCAACTAAGTGAATTTAATGATTCACTAAAGAAAATTATGTCTGGAAATATGACTTTGGTTGATGAACTAAGTGGGATGCAACTG GCTATCCAGGCAGCTATCAGCCAGGCCTTTAAAACCCCAGAGGTCATCAGATTGTTTGCAAAGAAACAACCAGGTCAGCTTCGGACAAGGTTAGCAGAG ATGGATAGAGATCTCATGGTAGGAAAGCTGGAAAGAGACCTGTATACTCAGCAGAAAGTGGAGATACTAACAGCTCTCAGGAAACTTGGAGAGAAG CTGACTGCAGATGATGAGGCCTTCTTGTCAGCAAACGCAGGTGCTATACTCAGCCAGTTTGAGAAAGTCTCTACAGACCTTG GCTCTGGCGACAAAGTTCTTGCTTTGGCAAGTTTTGaggttgaaaaaacaaaaaaatga